A window from Thiosulfatimonas sediminis encodes these proteins:
- a CDS encoding PD-(D/E)XK nuclease family protein, translating to MPISHSQQNTLHLCANNRLAMSLRQQAVQQQAETAAQTYRKVVPMLQATTIQHWWQQWRDDVAFSGLGRLDYQRLLCDFEAVWWFEKALLVVINRGEKHGEDPVLLNPHQTAKQLYQAWQLSQEFLTDDWLQEVFLNPENQLYKEVSDVYQQQLAKHHWFDAVLLQKASLALLEALINEQPAALKAFLPQRVELHGFDDSPPFLQQWLALMAKAGVQIIEEIAEEKIPHSTQLFAAQDVVDEVQQAAAWAWQVLQSMATTKQCKIGIIAPDMQVYKQPLQSALDEYLVLQGAQKFALLKEDDKLYNLSLGQPLNTIPMVQNALLSLKMFLQPHKPYRFSEWSQWLISPYTQGDLTQRQQADLQLRRLQWSQISLPRLLNECVDYLEDEERLLPLILPKGLLQALELQAKQSYSGKLSQQQFIEACQETLNRLGWPGTRTLSSREYQQQQTFWQVLNRFAAMQGLSSEQSITQWLPLLQSYIAEQLHQPQTKGEPPIQIMGMLEAGGQAFDALWVLGLSDQAWPRAANPNPFIPMHLQREHKMPRADGHRELLYAQQINQRLKNTAAQLVLSYPRFSGDAELLASPLLTGFETTPWQKLSFNSIAQQLFTAPSVAPPTLSLWPENPHIEWSLDACGPQVPEGDNAPGGSGILQAQSQCPLMAFLDYRLGAKYGLQQVEETLQSTNQGSMLHRVLQLVWEELKTQTALLALNDDALNELLDGHLQSVFSEARNTLSESLLRLEQNRIKQLCWDWLKLEKERASFINVATEQEVYITLAGITFKVIVDRIDQVEGKALIIDYKSGKASINDLLKTPLQAPQLAVYLHALAQISQTSKDRIVMPLSEQICGIGYGLLHSDDGVSFSALVDTEAVLPKNGVKVFSKLSENEKSEFFQVQWQDLLDGLKAEVVDLARQIQQGDARMQFAKLDDIQYASAYLALRVPEVLQQQAHTEEDAE from the coding sequence ATGCCTATTTCTCATTCTCAGCAAAATACTCTGCATCTTTGTGCGAACAATCGTTTGGCAATGTCGCTAAGGCAGCAAGCTGTTCAGCAACAAGCTGAAACCGCAGCGCAAACCTATCGTAAAGTGGTGCCTATGTTACAAGCCACGACAATTCAGCATTGGTGGCAGCAGTGGCGTGATGATGTGGCATTTAGCGGTTTAGGCCGTCTTGATTATCAGCGTTTGCTGTGTGATTTTGAGGCGGTATGGTGGTTTGAAAAGGCGCTGTTAGTTGTGATTAACCGTGGGGAAAAGCATGGTGAAGATCCGGTGTTATTAAATCCGCATCAAACGGCCAAGCAGTTGTATCAGGCTTGGCAGCTAAGCCAAGAGTTTCTTACGGACGATTGGTTGCAAGAAGTCTTTTTGAATCCTGAAAATCAATTATATAAAGAAGTCAGTGACGTTTATCAACAACAGTTGGCTAAGCATCATTGGTTTGATGCCGTACTGTTGCAAAAAGCCTCTTTGGCACTTTTAGAGGCATTAATCAACGAGCAGCCTGCGGCGCTTAAAGCGTTTTTACCACAGCGCGTTGAATTGCATGGTTTTGATGATTCCCCACCGTTTTTGCAGCAGTGGTTGGCTTTGATGGCAAAAGCTGGTGTGCAGATTATTGAAGAAATCGCCGAAGAGAAAATCCCACACAGTACCCAGCTTTTTGCCGCGCAAGATGTCGTCGATGAAGTACAGCAAGCGGCTGCTTGGGCTTGGCAAGTTTTGCAATCGATGGCGACAACAAAGCAATGCAAAATCGGCATAATCGCTCCAGACATGCAAGTTTATAAGCAGCCTTTGCAGAGTGCTTTGGATGAGTATTTGGTGCTCCAAGGCGCGCAGAAATTCGCTCTGCTTAAAGAAGACGATAAGTTGTATAACTTGTCACTCGGCCAGCCATTGAACACCATACCTATGGTTCAAAACGCATTGTTGAGTCTAAAAATGTTCTTACAGCCTCATAAACCGTACCGTTTTTCGGAGTGGAGTCAGTGGCTGATCTCGCCTTATACGCAAGGTGATTTGACCCAGCGTCAGCAGGCAGATTTACAATTGCGTCGCCTGCAGTGGTCGCAGATTAGTTTGCCGCGCTTACTGAATGAGTGTGTTGATTATCTGGAAGATGAAGAGCGTTTATTGCCGCTGATATTGCCAAAAGGGTTATTGCAGGCTTTAGAGCTGCAAGCGAAACAGTCTTATTCAGGCAAGCTTTCGCAACAGCAGTTTATCGAAGCGTGCCAAGAGACGCTTAATCGTCTTGGATGGCCAGGAACCCGTACTTTGAGCAGTCGAGAATATCAGCAACAGCAAACTTTTTGGCAAGTGTTAAATCGTTTTGCCGCAATGCAGGGGTTGAGCAGTGAGCAGAGTATTACACAGTGGTTGCCTTTATTGCAGAGCTACATTGCTGAGCAACTTCATCAACCGCAGACAAAAGGCGAGCCGCCGATTCAGATTATGGGGATGTTGGAAGCTGGTGGTCAGGCGTTTGATGCACTTTGGGTGCTGGGGTTGAGTGACCAAGCCTGGCCGCGCGCAGCCAATCCCAACCCGTTTATACCAATGCATTTGCAACGTGAGCATAAAATGCCACGCGCAGATGGGCATCGCGAACTGTTGTACGCTCAGCAGATTAACCAGCGTTTGAAAAATACGGCGGCGCAATTGGTTTTAAGTTATCCGCGTTTTTCTGGTGATGCTGAACTGTTAGCATCCCCGCTTTTGACGGGCTTTGAAACAACGCCTTGGCAAAAATTGTCCTTTAACTCTATAGCACAACAGCTCTTTACGGCGCCAAGCGTCGCGCCACCGACGTTGTCATTATGGCCTGAGAATCCACACATCGAATGGTCTTTAGACGCCTGTGGTCCGCAAGTGCCGGAAGGCGATAATGCACCCGGCGGCAGCGGTATTCTTCAGGCACAGAGTCAATGTCCATTGATGGCGTTTTTGGATTATCGGCTTGGGGCAAAATACGGTTTGCAGCAGGTTGAAGAAACCTTACAGTCAACAAATCAAGGTTCCATGCTACACCGAGTTTTGCAGTTGGTTTGGGAAGAATTAAAAACCCAAACGGCGCTTTTGGCCTTGAATGACGATGCACTGAACGAATTGCTTGACGGGCATTTGCAGAGCGTGTTTTCAGAGGCGCGTAACACCCTGAGCGAAAGTCTATTGCGCCTAGAGCAAAATCGAATTAAGCAGCTCTGCTGGGATTGGTTGAAACTGGAAAAAGAGCGAGCCAGTTTTATCAATGTGGCGACCGAACAGGAGGTTTATATTACCTTGGCGGGCATTACCTTTAAGGTCATTGTAGATCGTATCGATCAAGTCGAAGGCAAGGCCTTAATTATTGATTATAAAAGCGGTAAAGCGAGCATTAACGACTTATTAAAAACACCTTTGCAAGCCCCTCAATTGGCGGTTTATCTGCACGCCTTGGCGCAAATTTCCCAAACCTCTAAGGATCGGATTGTTATGCCGTTGAGCGAGCAAATCTGCGGCATCGGCTATGGTCTTTTACATTCGGATGATGGCGTGAGTTTTAGTGCCTTAGTGGATACAGAAGCGGTTTTGCCAAAAAATGGCGTGAAGGTTTTTAGCAAGTTGTCGGAAAACGAAAAGAGTGAGTTTTTTCAGGTGCAATGGCAAGATTTATTGGACGGATTAAAAGCAGAAGTTGTCGATTTAGCGCGGCAGATTCAGCAAGGGGATGCACGAATGCAGTTTGCGAAATTGGACGATATTCAATATGCCAGTGCCTATTTAGCGCTGCGAGTTCCCGAGGTATTGCAGCAACAAGCGCACACTGAGGAGGATGCAGAATGA